The nucleotide window GCCCGCTCGACGCCGCCCCGGCGCCAGTCCAGCGGGATGCCGGCGGTCGCGGTGGCCAGCGCCTCGGCCTGGGCGGCGTCCCGGGCCCGGACCTCGTCGACGTCCCGGCCGCGGGTGCGGAGGAAGAACGCGGCGGCGGCGGGGGTGCCGTGCCGGGCCACCAGCTCGCTGAGCTCGGTGGCCCGGGACACGACGACCACCCGCGGGGCGAGGCTCACCGGCCCAGCTTCGCCAGGACCGGGGCGAGCAGGTCGGGGGTGAGCACCAGGCTCTCGATCCGCGGCAGGTTCGCGGCCAGCTGCTGCACCGCCTGGGCGACGAGCACCTCCGGCGCGACCCCGGCGTAGGCGGCCAGCTCGGCCTCCTTCGCCTCGGCCGCGGCCGCCCCCAGCACCCGCTGGGTCTGCGCCCGCACCGCGGCAGCCCGCTCGTCGCGCCGGGCCTGGGCCTCGCTGGCCACCTCGGCGGCGGCCGCGGCCTGCTCGGCCTCCCGGCGGGCGTTGACGCCGCGCTGGCCGACCAGCTCCTCCTCGCGCCGGGCCAGCTCGATCTGGTTGGCCAGCTCGTTCTCGCTGATCGCCCGCTCGCGCTCGACGGCGTTGGCGCGGCGCTCGTAGGTGGCCCGGTCGGCCTGCTGCTGCACCTGCTCGCGGGTGGGGGTCTGCAGCGCCCGCTCCAGCTCGGGCTCGGGGCGGATGGCCACCACGCGGACGTCGATCACCGCGATGCCGGTCTCGGCCAGCCGGGCGTCGGCGGCCAGCCCGCGGGCGACGGCCTCCCGCACCGGGCTCACGCCGCGGGTGAGCGCGGTGGTGAGGTCGGTGACGGTGAGCAGGTCCAGCGCGTGCTGCTGGGCCGACTCGGTGAGCAGGCCGGCGACCTGGTCCAGCGGGGTGCCGCGCCAGCGGCCGGTCCCCGGGTCGATGGAGAAGTCGACGCGGGCCGCGGCCAGCGCGGGGTCGGTGAACCGCGACGTCAGCGTCATCTGCACCGTCACGTCCTGGAAGTCCGCCGTCCGGGCGTGGAACAGCAGCGGCAGCTCACGGTCGTCGACCGGGATCTCGCTCAGCACCGCCGACAGCGGGCGGAACCAGAAGCTCGCTCCCGTGCCGGCGTGCACGGTGCGGCCGTTGCGGACGTGCTGGACGTGCGCCGTCGCCGAGCCCCGCAGGTGGCGGGTGAACGGGTAGCGGGTGATGTCGGCCATCGGTGCTCCTCGGTCGGATCGTTGTCGTCGGGTTGACGATAAGCGTCCCGGTCGCTTCTCGTCAACCCGACGATTATTGTCGTGTCGTGCCCGGCTACAACCCGACCGACTTCCCCGCCGTCGCCGTCACCGTCGACCTCGTGGCGCTGACGGTCACCGCCGACCGGCTCGCGGTGCTCGTGGTGCGCCGCGGTGAGGAGCCGTTCGCCGGGCAGGAGGCGCTGCCCGGCGGGTTCGTCCGCCCCGACGAGGACCTGCTGGCCGCGGCCCAGCGCGAGCTGGCCGAGGAGACCGGCGTCGGCCCGGAGAGCGCCCACCTGGAGCAGCTGGCCTCCTACGGCGCACCCGGCCGCGACCCGCGGATGCGGGTGGTCACCGTCGCCCACCTCGCCCTGGTCGCCGACCCGCCCGCGCCGCAGGCCGGCACCGACGCG belongs to Modestobacter sp. L9-4 and includes:
- a CDS encoding SPFH domain-containing protein; amino-acid sequence: MADITRYPFTRHLRGSATAHVQHVRNGRTVHAGTGASFWFRPLSAVLSEIPVDDRELPLLFHARTADFQDVTVQMTLTSRFTDPALAAARVDFSIDPGTGRWRGTPLDQVAGLLTESAQQHALDLLTVTDLTTALTRGVSPVREAVARGLAADARLAETGIAVIDVRVVAIRPEPELERALQTPTREQVQQQADRATYERRANAVERERAISENELANQIELARREEELVGQRGVNARREAEQAAAAAEVASEAQARRDERAAAVRAQTQRVLGAAAAEAKEAELAAYAGVAPEVLVAQAVQQLAANLPRIESLVLTPDLLAPVLAKLGR
- a CDS encoding NUDIX domain-containing protein, which encodes MPGYNPTDFPAVAVTVDLVALTVTADRLAVLVVRRGEEPFAGQEALPGGFVRPDEDLLAAAQRELAEETGVGPESAHLEQLASYGAPGRDPRMRVVTVAHLALVADPPAPQAGTDAVAARWAPVEEVSPGLAFDHDAVLRDGVERARAKLEYSSLGASFCAPEFTVAELRRVYEAVWGRRLDPRNFHRKVTGTAGFLAPTGETTTRDGGRPAQLYRRGPATALHPPLLRTDG